One window of Candidatus Kryptoniota bacterium genomic DNA carries:
- a CDS encoding penicillin-binding protein activator, producing MKTGLAFVVVAVVFVSSAHSQIPFSQTDETSFTLGLQSFKQGDYSTSYLYFKQVMDDSLNQRSEEAFYYGARSLFNLRRYSESSAAIDTFLVRFPSDERRYEMMYLLGADYYELGKYPSAASRFIVASDSAFDPTVRDRAVASLRSLIDTNIGFDEVEAAFEQCKTRLSASTVALAFARRAYDSDRLSDAAKMLHEFSARYPQPGTGTTEITRWLARIVDDSLRNNAQVRIGVLLPLEYGSGVGDKLLLGIQLALDGYNETAQTKIGMTVRNYAGNIVTLSSSMRALAKDPNVKAVIGPVFSGEVSQVVSLAGSAGLPTITPTATQVGLTAEGSYVFQANPNYMTRADAIADFAVDVLHLKRFAILAPSDSYGKTIAGYFATRLNSKGISVISSAEYESGSTDLVDQIGKIKTAAALAGEPYVDFTKLTKPQQAKLAEFGIPSAYVDSVANSKGTLDAYDLLGSNPVHIADSLGIPITMRTTLDQFEALRSLDAVFIPLTSSKDIGVIGAQLAYYNVKTQILGTDDWYDVNQLSNNDLYVDGIIFCSDTYFNTVSPAFTAASDSLSQISDMELDRTVAYGFDTASLILSAIKSGGTNRSDIYNALRAEAYPGLHSMISFAKDNSNHYLYILQFKKGNIVDLGEVNPN from the coding sequence GTGAAGACAGGACTAGCCTTTGTCGTCGTGGCCGTCGTGTTCGTCTCATCTGCGCATTCGCAGATACCGTTCAGCCAGACCGACGAAACGAGCTTTACGCTTGGGCTTCAGAGTTTCAAGCAGGGCGATTACTCGACCTCCTACCTGTATTTCAAACAAGTGATGGACGATTCCCTGAACCAGCGGTCGGAAGAAGCGTTCTATTATGGGGCACGAAGTCTTTTCAACCTTCGCAGGTATTCGGAGTCGTCAGCCGCGATAGACACATTTCTGGTCAGGTTCCCCTCTGATGAGCGTAGATATGAAATGATGTATCTACTAGGCGCGGATTACTACGAGCTGGGAAAATATCCTTCCGCCGCGTCGCGTTTCATCGTCGCTTCCGACTCTGCGTTCGACCCGACCGTGAGGGATCGCGCCGTCGCGAGTCTCCGCTCACTCATCGATACGAACATCGGCTTCGACGAAGTGGAAGCCGCTTTCGAGCAATGCAAGACGAGATTATCCGCGTCCACGGTAGCGCTTGCCTTTGCCCGGAGAGCGTATGACTCCGACAGGCTTTCGGACGCTGCAAAGATGCTTCACGAGTTTTCCGCGCGCTATCCGCAGCCAGGGACAGGAACGACGGAAATTACGAGATGGCTCGCGAGGATAGTAGACGACAGCCTGAGGAACAACGCGCAGGTAAGAATCGGCGTTCTTCTTCCCCTCGAATACGGCAGCGGGGTCGGAGATAAACTTCTTCTCGGGATCCAGCTTGCGCTCGACGGCTATAATGAGACCGCTCAGACGAAGATTGGAATGACGGTAAGAAATTACGCGGGGAATATCGTGACACTTTCATCGTCTATGAGGGCTCTCGCTAAAGACCCTAACGTAAAAGCTGTGATCGGGCCGGTGTTCAGCGGAGAGGTTTCACAGGTGGTCAGCCTCGCAGGAAGCGCGGGTCTTCCGACAATTACGCCGACGGCTACACAGGTCGGACTTACCGCCGAAGGCTCATATGTCTTCCAGGCTAATCCTAACTACATGACCAGGGCTGATGCCATAGCCGATTTCGCGGTCGATGTCCTCCATCTCAAGCGGTTCGCAATCCTGGCGCCGTCAGACTCTTACGGGAAGACGATCGCAGGTTATTTCGCGACGCGGCTCAACTCCAAGGGAATAAGTGTTATCTCCTCGGCCGAATACGAAAGCGGGTCAACGGATCTGGTAGATCAAATTGGAAAGATAAAAACCGCTGCCGCGCTCGCTGGCGAGCCGTACGTGGATTTCACGAAACTAACGAAGCCGCAGCAGGCAAAGCTGGCCGAGTTCGGGATTCCCTCCGCCTACGTCGACTCGGTCGCCAACTCCAAAGGAACCCTCGATGCTTACGATCTTCTCGGGAGCAATCCTGTGCACATTGCAGACTCGCTCGGAATTCCAATAACGATGAGGACGACGCTCGACCAGTTCGAAGCGCTGCGTTCGTTGGACGCAGTCTTCATTCCGCTTACGTCCTCGAAGGACATCGGTGTCATCGGCGCGCAACTGGCGTACTATAACGTGAAGACACAGATCCTCGGGACGGATGATTGGTACGACGTAAACCAGCTCTCAAACAACGATCTTTATGTTGACGGGATTATTTTCTGCAGCGACACTTACTTCAATACGGTTTCACCCGCGTTTACGGCAGCAAGCGATTCACTTTCGCAGATTTCGGACATGGAGCTGGATCGCACAGTAGCTTACGGTTTTGACACCGCGAGTCTCATCCTGAGCGCAATAAAATCAGGCGGCACCAACCGTTCCGACATCTACAACGCGCTCAGGGCCGAAGCATACCCCGGCTTACACTCGATGATCTCGTTCGCGAAGGATAATTCCAATCACTATCTATACATTTTACAATTCAAGAAAGGAAACATAGTAGATCTGGGTGAAGTGAATCCAAACTAA
- the radC gene encoding DNA repair protein RadC: MKKGQAGQNSSPAEGAGVREKGQTLREWPESEKPREKLLSQGATKLTDVELIAILLRTGTRTKSRSKTALDVARELFMSYENSLDMISMRDAMELSGTAGIGKVKAVTLAAAFELGRRTGSSAINEAPLLNNPEAAYKFVARDFAGEKREIFRVIALSTSGRVKRVKTLTEGTLSASLVDARAVFKFAILEDAASVIVVHNHPSGKLDPSKEDIQITKDLVYSGEFIGIPVHDHLIVGPTGYLSMKNAGYI; encoded by the coding sequence ATGAAGAAGGGACAAGCAGGGCAGAACTCCAGTCCGGCGGAAGGCGCCGGCGTCCGCGAGAAGGGGCAAACTCTCCGCGAGTGGCCAGAAAGCGAGAAGCCGCGCGAAAAACTTCTCTCGCAGGGGGCAACAAAACTCACAGACGTGGAACTCATAGCGATTCTTCTGAGAACCGGAACGAGGACAAAGTCGCGATCAAAGACTGCGCTCGATGTTGCCAGGGAACTTTTCATGAGTTATGAAAATTCCCTCGACATGATTTCGATGCGTGACGCGATGGAGCTGTCAGGTACGGCGGGAATAGGAAAAGTTAAAGCCGTCACTCTTGCCGCGGCGTTTGAGCTTGGAAGGAGGACCGGTAGCTCGGCGATAAATGAAGCCCCGCTACTGAATAATCCGGAGGCAGCTTACAAGTTCGTAGCGCGCGATTTCGCCGGAGAGAAACGCGAAATATTCAGGGTGATCGCTCTCTCAACCTCGGGAAGAGTCAAACGAGTAAAGACCCTCACCGAAGGTACTCTCAGTGCAAGCCTTGTCGACGCGAGAGCCGTGTTCAAATTCGCGATACTGGAAGACGCGGCGAGTGTCATCGTGGTGCATAACCATCCGAGCGGAAAGCTCGACCCGAGCAAGGAAGATATTCAAATCACCAAGGACCTTGTTTACTCGGGCGAGTTCATTGGAATACCCGTGCATGACCACCTCATTGTCGGCCCTACGGGGTATTTAAGCATGAAGAACGCAGGATATATTTAG
- the cas3 gene encoding CRISPR-associated helicase Cas3' codes for MKREFIAHLRKTGEPQYLWTHLEEASKLAGQFADKIGLKECGELIGLLHDLGKASQEFQNYILSAEGKIDPDADEYVDAKAQKGKVDHSSAGAQVIHKRLSTMGKEGAIVGEFLSLCIASHHSGMIDCLAPDGSNNYERRMRKPEEKTHGEKAYSNLDDAEREKVEKFFSDNLIEQLSAKLQSLKEENDSKQSLIFKFGLLARFLFSCLIDADRLSTADFEFPRNDKIRNQGEYVAWEALIERFNAKKFDNKNRVDVLRDAVSRECLEFSKRPKGLYQLTVPTGGGKTFASLRFALNHAELHKMDRIIYIIPYTSIIDQNADEVRKILEEKDDNGKYLDRVVLEHHSNLTPDEETRRQNLLSENWDAPIVFTTSVQFLEALFASGTRSARRMHQLANAVIIFDEVQTLPVRFVHMFNVAIRFLVKGCGSTVLLCTATQPLLDKIEIKERALQLSKDQQIIQNVESLFQNLKRVEVYDQRKAAGWSESEIISLAQQETQKNGSVLIVVNTKTSAKNLYQQFKSANIKDIFHLSTDMCPEHRLNVLNNIKERLKNNQATICVSTQLIEAGVDIDFGSVIRYLAGLDSIAQSAGRCNRHGLRTKYGNVFIINPQDENLNRLEEIRIAAEDAQRVLGEFKESPERFKNDILSPAAMEQYYKYYFFDRRDKMNYPVPSKSPVGREDNLFDLLSTNPKSVQENQRTHDTPLTISLWQSFQTASKAFRAIDSPTMGVIVPYGEEGKQIINELCSTSEVDKEYKLLKRAQRFSVNVYENIFSNLTKDGIIKEAQAGIGIFYLDYQYYSSEFGLSSQIVNEMETYIVGR; via the coding sequence ATGAAAAGGGAATTCATAGCACATCTTCGTAAGACTGGCGAGCCGCAATATCTTTGGACACACCTTGAAGAAGCGTCAAAGCTTGCAGGGCAATTTGCTGACAAGATTGGCTTGAAGGAATGCGGTGAACTGATTGGACTGCTTCACGATTTGGGTAAAGCCAGCCAAGAGTTCCAAAACTATATTCTCTCCGCAGAAGGGAAGATTGATCCAGATGCTGATGAATATGTTGATGCAAAAGCGCAGAAAGGAAAAGTAGATCACTCCAGTGCGGGCGCGCAAGTTATACACAAAAGGTTGTCGACCATGGGAAAAGAAGGAGCAATTGTCGGAGAATTCCTCTCTTTGTGCATCGCATCCCACCATTCAGGCATGATCGATTGTCTCGCGCCAGATGGCTCAAACAACTACGAACGGCGGATGAGAAAGCCAGAAGAGAAAACACATGGCGAAAAGGCTTATTCGAATTTGGATGATGCTGAGCGTGAAAAAGTAGAGAAGTTCTTTTCGGATAACCTTATTGAACAACTCTCAGCTAAGTTGCAGTCTCTCAAGGAAGAAAACGATTCCAAACAAAGTTTGATATTCAAGTTCGGCCTTTTAGCGAGATTTCTGTTTAGTTGTCTAATCGACGCAGACAGACTCAGTACCGCTGATTTTGAATTTCCGAGAAATGATAAGATTAGAAACCAGGGCGAGTATGTTGCATGGGAGGCATTGATTGAACGATTTAACGCCAAGAAGTTTGATAACAAAAACAGGGTTGACGTTTTGCGCGATGCAGTTTCCCGTGAATGCCTAGAATTCTCCAAGAGACCGAAAGGGCTATATCAATTAACTGTTCCAACGGGCGGAGGTAAGACCTTTGCGAGCTTGCGGTTTGCTTTGAACCATGCTGAGTTACACAAGATGGATCGGATCATATACATCATTCCATACACATCAATCATCGACCAAAACGCCGACGAGGTCAGAAAGATTTTGGAAGAGAAAGATGATAATGGGAAGTATTTGGATCGGGTTGTCCTAGAGCACCATTCCAACTTGACTCCAGACGAAGAAACGCGCCGACAGAATCTTCTTTCCGAAAATTGGGATGCACCGATTGTCTTCACAACAAGCGTTCAGTTTCTCGAAGCGTTGTTCGCGTCTGGTACGAGAAGCGCTCGAAGGATGCACCAGCTTGCAAACGCCGTAATAATCTTCGATGAGGTACAGACCCTTCCAGTTCGGTTTGTGCATATGTTTAACGTTGCCATTCGTTTCTTGGTTAAGGGATGTGGGTCAACCGTTTTACTATGCACCGCCACTCAACCATTATTGGACAAAATTGAGATTAAAGAACGAGCCCTTCAACTTTCAAAAGACCAGCAAATAATTCAGAATGTGGAATCTCTATTTCAAAATTTAAAACGCGTCGAAGTTTATGACCAGCGAAAGGCTGCGGGGTGGTCCGAAAGCGAAATAATAAGTCTCGCGCAACAAGAGACTCAAAAGAACGGCAGCGTCCTTATTGTCGTCAACACAAAAACATCGGCGAAAAATCTCTATCAGCAATTCAAGAGCGCGAACATAAAAGACATTTTTCACTTAAGCACCGACATGTGTCCTGAGCATCGGTTGAATGTGCTGAACAATATCAAGGAACGATTAAAGAACAATCAGGCGACGATTTGTGTCAGCACCCAATTGATAGAAGCTGGTGTAGATATAGACTTTGGATCAGTTATTAGATACTTAGCTGGACTTGATTCCATCGCACAGTCAGCGGGACGCTGCAACAGGCATGGCTTAAGAACAAAATACGGAAATGTATTCATTATAAATCCACAAGACGAGAATCTCAACCGCCTAGAAGAAATCAGAATTGCTGCTGAAGACGCCCAACGAGTGTTAGGCGAATTTAAAGAATCACCTGAGCGATTTAAGAATGATATTCTGTCGCCGGCGGCAATGGAGCAATACTATAAATATTATTTCTTTGACCGCAGAGACAAAATGAATTATCCAGTACCAAGTAAGTCGCCAGTCGGAAGAGAAGACAATCTCTTTGATTTGCTTTCGACCAATCCAAAATCCGTTCAGGAAAATCAACGAACTCACGACACTCCGTTGACCATTTCGTTGTGGCAATCATTTCAGACAGCATCAAAGGCATTCCGAGCAATTGATTCGCCAACAATGGGAGTCATCGTCCCTTATGGAGAAGAAGGCAAACAGATAATAAATGAACTATGCTCAACGTCTGAAGTTGACAAGGAGTACAAACTCTTGAAGAGAGCCCAAAGATTTTCTGTGAATGTTTATGAAAATATTTTTAGTAATCTCACTAAAGATGGAATCATTAAAGAGGCTCAAGCTGGCATAGGAATTTTCTATTTGGATTATCAGTACTACAGCAGCGAATTCGGTTTAAGCAGCCAAATTGTAAATGAAATGGAAACGTACATAGTGGGAAGGTGA
- the cas5c gene encoding type I-C CRISPR-associated protein Cas5c, whose product MENKVGFKVYGKYALFTDPLTKIGGEKCSYQIPTYEALKGIISSVYWKPTIIWIIDRARVMNRIKTQTRNAKPIKYSGGNDLSIYTYLADVEYQVQAHFEWNMHREDMANDRNENKHYFIAKRMIERGGRRDVFLGTRECQGYVEVCKFGEGQSFYDKYGELSFDLMFHGFDYPDELGKDEYYSRFWRPKMKDGIIEFIRPEKCTIRKFVRPMTAHPPQSIGFEEEGLLEGYEERS is encoded by the coding sequence ATGGAAAACAAAGTCGGATTTAAAGTTTATGGCAAATACGCTCTCTTCACTGATCCACTGACAAAGATCGGTGGAGAGAAATGCTCATATCAGATCCCAACTTACGAAGCATTGAAAGGGATTATTAGTTCGGTCTATTGGAAGCCGACGATCATCTGGATTATTGACAGAGCGCGAGTGATGAATCGGATCAAAACGCAGACCCGAAACGCCAAGCCAATCAAATATAGTGGTGGGAACGACCTTTCTATTTATACATATCTTGCCGATGTCGAATACCAGGTGCAGGCGCACTTCGAATGGAACATGCATCGTGAGGATATGGCAAACGATAGAAATGAAAACAAACATTACTTCATCGCCAAACGTATGATAGAACGCGGTGGACGGCGTGACGTCTTTCTTGGCACGAGAGAATGTCAGGGCTATGTCGAGGTTTGCAAATTCGGAGAAGGACAAAGCTTCTATGATAAATATGGTGAGCTTTCGTTCGACTTGATGTTCCACGGATTTGATTATCCCGACGAATTGGGAAAGGATGAATACTATTCCCGTTTTTGGCGGCCGAAGATGAAAGATGGAATCATTGAGTTCATCAGACCCGAAAAGTGCACTATCCGTAAGTTTGTTAGACCGATGACAGCGCACCCTCCACAGTCGATTGGTTTTGAGGAAGAAGGTTTGTTAGAAGGTTACGAGGAAAGGAGCTGA
- the cas8c gene encoding type I-C CRISPR-associated protein Cas8c/Csd1, whose protein sequence is MAWIQKLYETYEACSSMVGYSGEEGKRPLLPICHITAQANIEVTLGRNGDFLRASVIPDPHEATTIIPCTEESASRAGKKPECHPLCDNLQYVAGDFTKYGGVVTSGFAKDPEEPYRDYVKILSDWCSSKFGHQKAKAILNYVKKKRLIHDLVNHKILFLGSNKKFLHKKERKKDKNRSDIFDVVSDQGDAFVRWRVEIPGELETNLSKDNTLWHSWTQYYLSTKEKKPLCYVTGNDALLSTQHPKYIRAKGDGAKLISSNDTSGFTFRGRFLTDAQACGVSLEVTQKAHNALIWLVGRQGKVFWVKGDGGRKQPALTVVAWATSNQKILQPTESAFDIFPEFAELPSDEAVTAYTAQDIALKLRNKILGYKVEIGETKDVQVMAMDSASKGRLAITYYRELKGSDYLERIEKWHRECAWIHNYGYNEEKHKQFSFVGAPAPVDIAEAAYGERVDDKLKKTTVERLLPCIIDGQPIPRDIVESTVRRASNRVALENWQFNKTLSIACALYRKFIDDKQKENYSMALDPKRKTRDYLYGRLLAIADSLENWALNKANEDRQTTSARLMNRFAERPFSTWRTIELALSPYKARLGGKSKKRQRMIDEVKDLFEPNDFTNDKRLNGEFLLGYSCQREFLRNNSETLKEKEEVNEENSRNN, encoded by the coding sequence ATGGCTTGGATACAAAAGCTTTATGAGACATACGAGGCATGTTCCTCAATGGTAGGTTATTCTGGTGAAGAGGGAAAAAGACCATTGCTTCCAATTTGTCACATCACCGCGCAAGCGAATATTGAGGTGACGCTTGGTAGGAATGGCGACTTCTTGAGAGCATCGGTCATTCCCGATCCCCATGAAGCAACGACCATAATTCCATGCACAGAAGAATCAGCGAGCAGGGCAGGGAAAAAACCCGAATGTCATCCACTTTGTGACAATCTGCAATATGTGGCTGGTGATTTCACGAAATATGGCGGGGTGGTTACTTCGGGGTTCGCAAAAGATCCTGAGGAGCCATACCGTGACTATGTCAAGATTTTGAGTGACTGGTGTTCATCGAAATTTGGTCACCAAAAGGCGAAAGCGATTTTGAATTACGTCAAGAAGAAAAGATTGATCCATGACTTAGTGAACCACAAAATCCTCTTTCTTGGAAGCAATAAGAAATTCTTGCATAAAAAAGAACGAAAGAAGGATAAGAACCGATCAGATATTTTCGATGTAGTCAGCGACCAGGGCGATGCGTTCGTCCGTTGGCGCGTCGAAATTCCAGGAGAACTCGAAACAAATCTCTCGAAGGATAATACTCTCTGGCACAGTTGGACTCAATATTATTTGAGCACGAAAGAAAAGAAGCCCCTGTGTTACGTTACAGGCAACGATGCATTGTTATCGACTCAACATCCTAAATATATACGAGCAAAAGGTGATGGTGCTAAACTCATTTCTTCTAATGACACGAGTGGCTTCACTTTCAGAGGACGTTTCTTAACTGATGCACAAGCTTGCGGTGTTAGCCTTGAAGTGACACAAAAAGCACACAATGCACTGATATGGCTCGTTGGTAGGCAAGGCAAGGTTTTTTGGGTAAAAGGTGATGGTGGAAGAAAACAACCTGCGTTGACTGTGGTAGCCTGGGCAACTTCCAATCAGAAAATTCTTCAACCGACTGAGAGCGCTTTCGATATCTTTCCAGAATTTGCTGAACTACCAAGCGATGAAGCGGTGACGGCATACACAGCGCAAGACATTGCTCTAAAATTGCGAAATAAAATACTCGGGTATAAAGTTGAAATTGGAGAGACAAAAGATGTACAGGTGATGGCTATGGATTCGGCATCGAAAGGGCGATTGGCTATAACTTATTATCGCGAACTGAAGGGTTCAGATTATTTGGAGCGAATAGAGAAATGGCACCGTGAGTGTGCTTGGATTCACAACTATGGATATAACGAGGAGAAGCATAAACAATTTTCCTTTGTCGGCGCACCAGCACCTGTCGACATCGCAGAAGCCGCTTATGGTGAAAGGGTCGATGATAAGTTGAAAAAAACCACGGTTGAACGCCTTCTTCCTTGCATCATCGATGGTCAACCGATACCGAGAGACATCGTAGAGTCCACGGTGCGTCGAGCGTCGAATAGAGTCGCATTGGAAAATTGGCAATTCAACAAGACACTGAGCATCGCTTGTGCTCTCTATAGAAAATTTATCGATGATAAACAAAAGGAGAACTATTCTATGGCACTCGATCCAAAGAGAAAGACGAGAGACTATCTATACGGGCGACTCTTGGCTATTGCAGATAGTCTCGAAAATTGGGCTTTAAACAAAGCAAACGAAGATAGGCAGACTACCTCTGCTCGCCTGATGAATCGCTTTGCAGAGCGACCATTTAGCACGTGGAGAACGATTGAACTCGCGCTTTCGCCATACAAGGCACGGCTTGGCGGAAAATCGAAGAAGCGGCAAAGAATGATTGATGAAGTGAAAGACCTCTTTGAGCCGAATGATTTCACTAACGACAAGCGATTGAATGGAGAATTCCTGCTTGGATATTCATGCCAGCGGGAGTTTTTGAGAAATAACTCAGAAACGCTCAAAGAAAAAGAAGAAGTGAACGAAGAAAATTCAAGAAATAATTAA